The window ttattaaatttatggaTATAAATAATGTTGAATGCCCTTATCTTTTTATGCTATTATTTGCAGTGTTTGTATAACCAGAGGGTTTCAGCACTGCACAGCCATGCAGGCACACAGTGTATTTTAatcagattctctgtgtaactgccttCTCTCTTTGCTGCTGCTCTAGTCACAGCCCCTAAGATACACATCTTATGCTCTGTCTTACGCATTCATATGTTTCTAGAGATGCTTCTATAAGGGAGAGAACANNNNNNNNNNNNNNNNNNNNNNNNNNNNNNNNNNNNNNNNNNNNNNNNNNNNNNNNNNNNNNNNNNNNNNNNNNNNNNNNNNNNNNNNNNNNNNNNNNNNGTGTAACTGCCTTCTCTCTTTGCTGCTGCTCTAGTCACAGCCCCTAAGATACACATCTTATGCTCTGTCTTACGCATTCATATGTTTCTAGAGATGCTTCTATAAAGGAGAGAACACATGTGGTTTAcgcctttctgagtctggcttaattcacttaatatattatttttgtataCAGTGTCATCCTTATGTAATTCTTCATTTCTTGACTTTGGCCCCTTAAAGGAGTAGTCTCAATTGACCCCTcggttttctttctccatttcgaTAAGCTATTTCAACAGCTATTATCTTTCAGAAAAGTTTACTAGTGAAGTGATCCACTTTGGACTGAGTGCATCACAAATCAATCTATACTATCATTGCAGGATACTCAACTGAAAATACTGATTTGAATTCAATATGTCAACTCTCCAGAACACCTCATCTTCTTCCATCATTTTCCTGCTCACTGGTGTGCCTGGGCTGGAAGCCTACCACACCTGGATCTCCatccccttctgccttctctacACAACTGCCCTCTCAGGGAACAGCCTGATTCTCTTCGCCATTATCACTCAGCCCAGCCTCCACGAGCCCATGTATTATTTCCTCTCCATGCTGTCCACAGCTGACCTCGGACTGTCCATATCCACTCTGGCCACCATGCTGGGGATATTCTGGTTCAATGCCAGGGAGATCAGCTTCAATGCCTGCTTGTCACAGATGTTCTTCATCCAACTCTTCACTGTCATGGAGTCCTCAGTGCTGCTGGCCATGGCTTTtgatcgctatgtggccatctcCAATCCTCTTAGATATGCCACTGTCTTAACTGATCTTAAAGTAGTAGCGATTGGGGCAGCAATGGTTGCGCGCGGAACACTGATCCAGACTCCCCTGGCAGTGCTCCTGAAGAGACTGTCCTTCTGCAGCAGCCATGTGCTCCGCCACTCCTACTGCTTCCACCCCGATGTCATGAAGCTCTCATGCACAGACACCAGGGTCAACAGTGCACTTGGGCTCACTGCCCTGATCTCCACTGCTGGAGTGGACTCTGTCTTCATCCTCCTTTCCTATGTCTTGATCATTAGAACTGTNNNNNNNNNNNNNNNNNNNNNNNNNNNNNNNNNNNNNNNNNNNNNNNNNNNNNNNNNNNNNNNNNNNNNNNNNNNNNNNNNNNNNNNNNNNNNNNNNNNNNNNNNNNNNNNNNNNNNNNNNNNNNNNNNNNNNNNNNNNNNNNNNNNNNNNNNNNNNNNNNNNNNNNNNNNNNNNNNNNNNNNNNNNNNNNNNNNNNNNNNNNNNNNNNNNNNNNNNNNNNNNNNNNNNNNNNNNNNNNNNNNNNNNNNNNNNNNNNNNNNNNNNNNNNNNNNNNNNNNNNNNNNNNNNNNNNNNNNNNNNNNNNNNNNNNNNNNNNNNNNNNNNNNNNNNNNNNNNNNNNNNNNNNNNNNNNNNNNNNNNNNNNNNNNNNNNNNNNNNNNNNNNNNNNNNNNNNNNNNNNNNNNNNNNNNNNNNNNNNNNNNNNNNNNNNNNNNNNNNNNNNNNNNNNNNNNNNNNNNNNNNNNNNNNNNNNNNNNNNNNNNNNNNNNNNNNNNNNNNNNNNNNNNNNNNNNNNNNNNNNNNNNNNNNNNNNNNNNNNNNNNNNNNNNNNNNNNNNNNNNNNNNNNNNNNNNNNNNNNNNNNNNNNNNNNNNNNNNNNNNNNNNNNNNNNNNNNNNNNNNNNNNNNNNNNNNNNNNNNNNNNNNNNNNNNNNNNNNNNNNNNNNNNNNNNNNNNNNNNNNNNNNNNNNNNNNNNNNNNNNNNNNNNNNNNNNNNNNNNNNNNNNNNNNNNNNNNNNNNNNNNNNNNNNNNNNNNNNNNNNNNNNNNNNNNNNNNNNNNNNNNNNNNNNNNNNNNNNNNNNNNNNNNNNNNNNNNcaatttttattatataatttataccTTCATGAGAACTTGAGTGTTTAGTGTACATATACACTGATGCTCATATTTATATAAAGGTGAACAGATAAAAGAGAAACACTAGAAAGGCTGATGATGTGAAGGCTGTGTTGAATGTCACTGGAGAGAGTATAAAAAACTTAGTGGAGATATTTAAAGATGAGTCATAAAACTGTAAATCTTCAATTGGAATATGGCTGAAAGATCAAAGTGGAGTGGACGTTAAAGTTCACCCCCAGGAAAGGTACAAAAATCTAATGAACTAGTTAGACTAATTTTCTTATGCTTTTGAGACTATTTTGCGTGCTATAAAATTATTAGAAAGGTTAAGCAGATTATAGGAGTTACTAACTTATTCAGTTTTTATATAGGAAATAAATCcataatatatgtttatttttttaaatttctttttagttGAGTACTtggaaaattaattaaagatGTCTGCAGTTGAGACTTactgggaaagagaaaggcagtttTCGTCAATGAAGTGCCACTGTATATCATATACACTCTGCTTCTTCATAGGTCCCTGAACCCCAGTGGGAGGGTtctgat is drawn from Microtus ochrogaster isolate Prairie Vole_2 unplaced genomic scaffold, MicOch1.0 UNK41, whole genome shotgun sequence and contains these coding sequences:
- the LOC101988602 gene encoding olfactory receptor 51F2-like; this translates as MSTLQNTSSSSIIFLLTGVPGLEAYHTWISIPFCLLYTTALSGNSLILFAIITQPSLHEPMYYFLSMLSTADLGLSISTLATMLGIFWFNAREISFNACLSQMFFIQLFTVMESSVLLAMAFDRYVAISNPLRYATVLTDLKVVAIGAAMVARGTLIQTPLAVLLKRLSFCSSHVLRHSYCFHPDVMKLSCTDTRVNSALGLTALISTAGVDSVFILLSYVLIIHSVLCTAFRERWEKVLGAFISHLRAAAILYNCNTSLSLVQRFGKHDAPILYIFICHIHLVSSIGSIMNPVIFNSNIHTLKKAYFTET